In Ammospiza caudacuta isolate bAmmCau1 chromosome Z, bAmmCau1.pri, whole genome shotgun sequence, the genomic stretch aaggtctcccctAAGCCTCCTTTTGTTCCAGGTTaaacactcccagctccctcagctgttctACATGTGGATTGTGTTCCAGATCTTTCACCAGATGAATTTGAGCATCTCAACATCCTGCCTAAATTGAGAACCCAGAACTAGACACAGCATTTAAGGTGGAGCCTCacagtgccaagtacagggaAAGAATGGtttccctggtcctgctggccacactattcctgatccaggccaggtgccattggccttcttggcaacctgggcacactgctggctcatgttcaccCAGCTCCAACCAGCACTCCCACATCCCTTTCTGCCTGGTcactgtccagccactctgtccccagcctggggggTGTTACACACAGTGCTTGATGCGGACACACAAAGTCCCAACTCCCCAGGGCATTCCTAGGGCCCATCTCCTGggggctggggagcccagcccagcacacaccCAGTTCCCAGGGACGGGACACAGACAACATCCATGCCTTCACCTTTCGGCGAGCCTCCTGCTCAGCATACTCCAGCAACATAGGCACGCCGTGCTGGCTCAGGTGCTGGCGCTGGCTCCGGTCCTCCAGGCTCGCCTCGTTCGGGAGGAAACTGCTGGCCCACACCTGGGAGGGACATTGGGGCACAGGACTGAGGTGCTCATAGTCCGCACTTGCAGGGGTATCCCTAGTCCTGCTGCTCATCTGGAggtccctgctgccaccaggtGGAGAGTCTGGCATGTGACAGGCACAAGGGAAAGTCCTCAGAGGGAGGGTGACAGGACAGACATAGGGGAATCCTCACTGTAAAAAGCTTCGGGACCAGGGTAGGGTGACTGCCGTTCACATCTGCCCCCAGGGTTTGTTGTAAGGTCACCACAGGGACCTGTAGTTTAGCCAGGTTAGAGGTGGGACAGCCTCACCTGGCAGTGGGGGTGCGGGTTGGAGCAGCCCATCATGGCTCCCTTGTTCTCGAAGATCTGTGAGAAGAGGAAGAGGTGCAGCCAGCAGGTCCCAGCCACAGGGCCCCCGCTGCAggctgtcctggtgtccccagcacagcagggaacCAACCTGCAGGAGGACAGAGCCTCACACCCAAGGGTGTGGAaaggctcagcagggctcaaAGGGCACAGAGGACACAAAGCAAAAGGCCCACACACAACTTGGATGCTCCCAACCCCAAGTACTGCCAGAGTATCCAGTGCTGGCCTCCCACCTTCACCCACCAaagagcagcccccagcagccccacacctgCACCCAGGGGTAGGAAGCACCCAGTTCCgttgccagctctgcccacgCATCGACGACAGCCCGGATCTCTGGCAGGGACATGAGGGGCAGCGTCAGGTCCGACCAGGGGTGGAAACACATCACCTTGCTACAGAGGAAACACACTTAGCTGTGACTGCAGGTGTCTCCAGAGACCCTCACAGCTTTGCTGGGCGCAGTGGGATGAGGAACAAGGGACAGGGCCAAAACCCCCAGAAtgaccccaaaactgaacagGTGCGTATAGTACAGGCACTGCATGAGGGGAGCAgacccagcccagcaccatTCCACAGGTTTTTGACAAATTGTGTCCCAAACCCGCTGGAGCCATGTAGGTACTTACCACACACCCCGGGCTGAGGCAGCTCGAAACAAGGGGTGATCATTGTCATCTGGGGaaggacagagaggggacagagagaaaGTGCTGAGGCAGAACCCAAGCCTCTCCAGGCTGCCTTGCAGCAGCACTAGGCCCCAAGTCGGGGGGTCcccagcagcctgctctgctccccaaagTTACCAGGCTCTGGAGCATCGGGCTGCAGTGCAGGGAAGTCATTTGGGAAGACGAAAGTACCCTCGTACTTGGGGTTCACCTGCCGGGGTGAGAGATGGCATGAAGGCAAGAGGGGGTGGCAGGGGCAGCCCGGGTCCCTGTGTCCTTGGTGGTACCTCGCCGTTGGCCCGGGCGGCCCCCGGGCAGAGGGGGTTCTTGGGGTCCCAGCGGGGCACATCCTCGGGGGGAGGCTTCTCAAGCTGACCCTGCCACGGGCGCTTTACCCGGTGGGCCGATACCAGCACCCAGTCGTCCCGCAGCGGGTTGTACCGAACGTGCTGGtgctctgtgggcagggagagcagtcacagacccccccccccccgcaatGGGGGCACACGCACCCCGCCCGCCAGGCCTCCTCACGGGGCAAGCAGGACGGTCTGCCTTATACACGCCGCCTGATGCCCTCCCTCAGCTTCACCcctccctcagcttctccccttcctccctgtcccagcccggGAGCCccgctgctctgggcagggaaggTCCCCGCAGCTCCCGGCCTGGGGCCGTGCTGGGCCCCGCCGGGGGTCTGAGAGGAAGGACGGAGGAAGGCAACCCCATCCGTACCGCTGGCACGGAAGCTGTCGCCCGCCTCCGCAGCCCCTGCCAGCGATGCCTCCATGCCTCCCCACTCCCGGAAACCCAGCGGGCCCGGCCCCCTCAGGctgccgccccgccccgccgcgccggcGCAGCCGCCCGGGCCGTGCGTGGCGTGGCCGCGACGGGGGCGGTCCCGGCCCGGGtcccgctcccggtgccggggGCGGCGGAGCGCGGCATGGGCGCGGCGTGGGGGCGGCGGGCGCtgcgggccgggctggcgctgggCGCGCTGgcgctggtgctgcaggggctgcgCGGGTGGCTGGCGGCCAAGCGGTACGAGTTCAGCCCCGCCGAGATCGCACAGCTCGCCCGGCACCACGCGGGTACCCGCCGGCCGTGGGGACGCGGAggggcggcggggagcggggccgagGAGGGATGGCGATGGGGATGGGGATAGGCAAGGGGTTGGCGAGGGAGAGAGAAGCCGGGGACAtggcggggagcggcggcctGGGCTG encodes the following:
- the GALT gene encoding galactose-1-phosphate uridylyltransferase, whose translation is MEASLAGAAEAGDSFRASEHQHVRYNPLRDDWVLVSAHRVKRPWQGQLEKPPPEDVPRWDPKNPLCPGAARANGEVNPKYEGTFVFPNDFPALQPDAPEPDDNDHPLFRAASARGVCKVMCFHPWSDLTLPLMSLPEIRAVVDAWAELATELGASYPWVQIFENKGAMMGCSNPHPHCQVWASSFLPNEASLEDRSQRQHLSQHGVPMLLEYAEQEARRKERLVVENADWLVVVPYWATWPYETLLLPRRHVCRLQDLSDSERDSLASIMQRLLIKYDNLFEVSFPYSMGWHGAPTGSYLAEDCRHWHLHAHYYPPLLRSATVRKFMVGYEMLAQAQRDLTPEQAAERLRSLPEVHYKKRAE